A single region of the Leptodactylus fuscus isolate aLepFus1 chromosome 5, aLepFus1.hap2, whole genome shotgun sequence genome encodes:
- the BEST3 gene encoding bestrophin-3 isoform X1: protein MTVTYSSKVANATFFGFHRLLLKWRGSIYKLLYREFLLFISLYSTLSVIYRFFLTDSQKRYFEKLSLYCDRYAEQIPVTFVLGFYVTLVVNRWWNQFVNLPWPDRLMLLICSNVHGRDEYGRLLRRTMMRYVNLTSLLIFRSVSTAVYKRFPTMDHVVEAGFMTSDERKLFDNLKSPHLKYWVPVIWFGNLASKARTEGRIRDSVDLQLMLNEMNRYRSWCSLLFGYDWVGIPLVYTQVVTLAVYTFFFACIIGRQFLDPSQQYAGHDLDLYIPIFTLLQFFFYAGWLKVAEQLINPFGEDDDDFETNWCIDRNLQVSLLAVDEMYMNLPKLNRDIYWNDTDLRPPYTLAAADYCIPSFLGSTVHMGLPDSVFLRDDWLLDEDKHRRQHSVIRRVKRFLSVHEHPESPLRSAISRQGSDASNMFFPTEPHYMGSYHDVPPRRGHLVHVKRRESAEKNSMLSPPRADLSVIREASRSNVSERQSSGGSSNTPSSPIEAPQVVVTTASEVVIQSEAKPLQATPNMNMYKEEHRAEPCQYDEKKDEQQPMELHSKDNDQEVSGKEQVNVENEKAEETKKEEQKSSHRWSETLFPTQNLLSSVQPPRTSLHNIPLLLTLADEAPVEENSSAVSTPLRPTEEMLHLLEHIDAKETDIVEFQDEKKESA, encoded by the exons ATTTTTTCTTACAGATTCTCAAAAACGTTATTTTGAAAAGTTATCACTCTATTGTGATAGATATGCAGAACAAATCCCAGTTACCTTTGTTCTAG GTTTTTATGTCACTCTTGTAGTGAATCGATGGTGGAATCAGTTTGTAAATCTTCCTTGGCCTGACCGACTTATGCTACTCATCTGTAGCAATGTGCATGGAAGAGATGAGTATGGGCGGCTACTTCGCAGGACAATGATGCGTTACGTGAATCTTACATCATTGCTTATCTTCCGCTCTGTTAGTACTGCAGTTTACAAAAGATTCCCTACAATGGACCATGTTGTAGAAGCAG GATTTATGACATCAGATGAAAGAAAATTATTTGACAACCTTAAGTCCCCTCACCTTAAATACTGGGTGCCAGTCATTTGGTTTGGAAATTTAGCTTCAAAGGCCAGGACTGAAGGGAGAATCCGTGACAGTGTTGATCTACAATTAATGTTAAAT GAGATGAATCGGTATAGGTCCTGGTGTAGTCTCCTCTTTGGTTATGACTGGGTTGGTATTCCTCTGGTGTatacacag GTAGTAACACTGGCTGTGTATACATTCTTTTTTGCTTGCATAATTGGGCGTCAGTTCTTAGACCCTAGTCAACAGTATGCAGGACATGATTTGGATCTCTACATTCCCATATTCACTCTCCTGCAGTTCTTCTTCTATGCAGGATGGTTAAAG GTGGCTGAACAACTCATTAATCCATTtggtgaagatgatgatgattttGAGACTAACTGGTGCATAGACAGAAATCTACAG GTTTCACTCTTGGCTGTAGATGAAATGTATATGAACTTACCAAAGTTGAATAGAGACATCTATTGGAATGACACTGATCTACGGCCACCATATACACTTGCAGCGGCTGACTACTGTATTCCTTCATTTTTGGGATCAACAGTCCATATGGG ACTTCCTGACTCTGTTTTTCTACGTGATGACTGGCTTCTTGATGAAGATAAACACAGAAGACAACATTCTGTTATAAGGAGAGTCAAGAGGTTTTTAAGTGTTCATGAACATCCAGAGTCTCCTCTCAGATCTGCGATCAGTCGACAAGGAAGTGACGcatcaaatatgtttttccctacTGAACCACATTATATGGGTAGCTATCATGATGTCCCTCCTCGAAGAGGTCACTTAGTACATGTTAAAAGACGAGAATCTGCTGAGAAAAATTCTATGTTGTCCCCTCCAAGAGCAGATTTATCTGTTATTCGTGAAGCTAGCAGATCAAATGTATCAGAACGACAGTCTTCTGGTGGAAGCAGCAATACTCCTAGCTCGCCCATAGAAGCGCCTCAAGTTGTGGTTACCACAGCTTCtgaagtagtaatacagagcgaggCCAAGCCACTGCAGGCGACCCCGAACATGAACATGTATAAGGAAGAACACAGGGCAGAACCCTGTCAATATGATGAAAAGAAAGATGAACAGCAACCTATGGAGCTCCACTCCAAAGACAATGACCAAGAGGTTTCAGGAAAGGAACAAGTGAATGTAGAAAATGAGAAAGCAGAAGAGACCAAAAAAGAAGAGCAGAAATCTTCCCATAGATGGAGTGAAACATTATTTCCAACGCAAAATCTTCTTTCAAGTGTACAACCACCAAGGACATCACTGCACAATATCCCTCTTCTATTGACTTTAGCAGATGAAGCTCCTGTAGAAGAAAACAGCTCTGCTGTAAGCACGCCACTAAGACCAACTGAGGAAATGTTGCATTTACTAGAACACATTGATGCTAAAGAAACTGATATAGTGGAATTTCAAGATGAAAAGAAAGAAAGTGCATAG
- the BEST3 gene encoding bestrophin-3 isoform X2, with product MTVTYSSKVANATFFGFHRLLLKWRGSIYKLLYREFLLFISLYSTLSVIYRFFLTDSQKRYFEKLSLYCDRYAEQIPVTFVLGFYVTLVVNRWWNQFVNLPWPDRLMLLICSNVHGRDEYGRLLRRTMMRYVNLTSLLIFRSVSTAVYKRFPTMDHVVEAGFMTSDERKLFDNLKSPHLKYWVPVIWFGNLASKARTEGRIRDSVDLQLMLNVAEQLINPFGEDDDDFETNWCIDRNLQVSLLAVDEMYMNLPKLNRDIYWNDTDLRPPYTLAAADYCIPSFLGSTVHMGLPDSVFLRDDWLLDEDKHRRQHSVIRRVKRFLSVHEHPESPLRSAISRQGSDASNMFFPTEPHYMGSYHDVPPRRGHLVHVKRRESAEKNSMLSPPRADLSVIREASRSNVSERQSSGGSSNTPSSPIEAPQVVVTTASEVVIQSEAKPLQATPNMNMYKEEHRAEPCQYDEKKDEQQPMELHSKDNDQEVSGKEQVNVENEKAEETKKEEQKSSHRWSETLFPTQNLLSSVQPPRTSLHNIPLLLTLADEAPVEENSSAVSTPLRPTEEMLHLLEHIDAKETDIVEFQDEKKESA from the exons ATTTTTTCTTACAGATTCTCAAAAACGTTATTTTGAAAAGTTATCACTCTATTGTGATAGATATGCAGAACAAATCCCAGTTACCTTTGTTCTAG GTTTTTATGTCACTCTTGTAGTGAATCGATGGTGGAATCAGTTTGTAAATCTTCCTTGGCCTGACCGACTTATGCTACTCATCTGTAGCAATGTGCATGGAAGAGATGAGTATGGGCGGCTACTTCGCAGGACAATGATGCGTTACGTGAATCTTACATCATTGCTTATCTTCCGCTCTGTTAGTACTGCAGTTTACAAAAGATTCCCTACAATGGACCATGTTGTAGAAGCAG GATTTATGACATCAGATGAAAGAAAATTATTTGACAACCTTAAGTCCCCTCACCTTAAATACTGGGTGCCAGTCATTTGGTTTGGAAATTTAGCTTCAAAGGCCAGGACTGAAGGGAGAATCCGTGACAGTGTTGATCTACAATTAATGTTAAAT GTGGCTGAACAACTCATTAATCCATTtggtgaagatgatgatgattttGAGACTAACTGGTGCATAGACAGAAATCTACAG GTTTCACTCTTGGCTGTAGATGAAATGTATATGAACTTACCAAAGTTGAATAGAGACATCTATTGGAATGACACTGATCTACGGCCACCATATACACTTGCAGCGGCTGACTACTGTATTCCTTCATTTTTGGGATCAACAGTCCATATGGG ACTTCCTGACTCTGTTTTTCTACGTGATGACTGGCTTCTTGATGAAGATAAACACAGAAGACAACATTCTGTTATAAGGAGAGTCAAGAGGTTTTTAAGTGTTCATGAACATCCAGAGTCTCCTCTCAGATCTGCGATCAGTCGACAAGGAAGTGACGcatcaaatatgtttttccctacTGAACCACATTATATGGGTAGCTATCATGATGTCCCTCCTCGAAGAGGTCACTTAGTACATGTTAAAAGACGAGAATCTGCTGAGAAAAATTCTATGTTGTCCCCTCCAAGAGCAGATTTATCTGTTATTCGTGAAGCTAGCAGATCAAATGTATCAGAACGACAGTCTTCTGGTGGAAGCAGCAATACTCCTAGCTCGCCCATAGAAGCGCCTCAAGTTGTGGTTACCACAGCTTCtgaagtagtaatacagagcgaggCCAAGCCACTGCAGGCGACCCCGAACATGAACATGTATAAGGAAGAACACAGGGCAGAACCCTGTCAATATGATGAAAAGAAAGATGAACAGCAACCTATGGAGCTCCACTCCAAAGACAATGACCAAGAGGTTTCAGGAAAGGAACAAGTGAATGTAGAAAATGAGAAAGCAGAAGAGACCAAAAAAGAAGAGCAGAAATCTTCCCATAGATGGAGTGAAACATTATTTCCAACGCAAAATCTTCTTTCAAGTGTACAACCACCAAGGACATCACTGCACAATATCCCTCTTCTATTGACTTTAGCAGATGAAGCTCCTGTAGAAGAAAACAGCTCTGCTGTAAGCACGCCACTAAGACCAACTGAGGAAATGTTGCATTTACTAGAACACATTGATGCTAAAGAAACTGATATAGTGGAATTTCAAGATGAAAAGAAAGAAAGTGCATAG
- the BEST3 gene encoding bestrophin-3 isoform X3: MLLICSNVHGRDEYGRLLRRTMMRYVNLTSLLIFRSVSTAVYKRFPTMDHVVEAGFMTSDERKLFDNLKSPHLKYWVPVIWFGNLASKARTEGRIRDSVDLQLMLNEMNRYRSWCSLLFGYDWVGIPLVYTQVVTLAVYTFFFACIIGRQFLDPSQQYAGHDLDLYIPIFTLLQFFFYAGWLKVAEQLINPFGEDDDDFETNWCIDRNLQVSLLAVDEMYMNLPKLNRDIYWNDTDLRPPYTLAAADYCIPSFLGSTVHMGLPDSVFLRDDWLLDEDKHRRQHSVIRRVKRFLSVHEHPESPLRSAISRQGSDASNMFFPTEPHYMGSYHDVPPRRGHLVHVKRRESAEKNSMLSPPRADLSVIREASRSNVSERQSSGGSSNTPSSPIEAPQVVVTTASEVVIQSEAKPLQATPNMNMYKEEHRAEPCQYDEKKDEQQPMELHSKDNDQEVSGKEQVNVENEKAEETKKEEQKSSHRWSETLFPTQNLLSSVQPPRTSLHNIPLLLTLADEAPVEENSSAVSTPLRPTEEMLHLLEHIDAKETDIVEFQDEKKESA; encoded by the exons ATGCTACTCATCTGTAGCAATGTGCATGGAAGAGATGAGTATGGGCGGCTACTTCGCAGGACAATGATGCGTTACGTGAATCTTACATCATTGCTTATCTTCCGCTCTGTTAGTACTGCAGTTTACAAAAGATTCCCTACAATGGACCATGTTGTAGAAGCAG GATTTATGACATCAGATGAAAGAAAATTATTTGACAACCTTAAGTCCCCTCACCTTAAATACTGGGTGCCAGTCATTTGGTTTGGAAATTTAGCTTCAAAGGCCAGGACTGAAGGGAGAATCCGTGACAGTGTTGATCTACAATTAATGTTAAAT GAGATGAATCGGTATAGGTCCTGGTGTAGTCTCCTCTTTGGTTATGACTGGGTTGGTATTCCTCTGGTGTatacacag GTAGTAACACTGGCTGTGTATACATTCTTTTTTGCTTGCATAATTGGGCGTCAGTTCTTAGACCCTAGTCAACAGTATGCAGGACATGATTTGGATCTCTACATTCCCATATTCACTCTCCTGCAGTTCTTCTTCTATGCAGGATGGTTAAAG GTGGCTGAACAACTCATTAATCCATTtggtgaagatgatgatgattttGAGACTAACTGGTGCATAGACAGAAATCTACAG GTTTCACTCTTGGCTGTAGATGAAATGTATATGAACTTACCAAAGTTGAATAGAGACATCTATTGGAATGACACTGATCTACGGCCACCATATACACTTGCAGCGGCTGACTACTGTATTCCTTCATTTTTGGGATCAACAGTCCATATGGG ACTTCCTGACTCTGTTTTTCTACGTGATGACTGGCTTCTTGATGAAGATAAACACAGAAGACAACATTCTGTTATAAGGAGAGTCAAGAGGTTTTTAAGTGTTCATGAACATCCAGAGTCTCCTCTCAGATCTGCGATCAGTCGACAAGGAAGTGACGcatcaaatatgtttttccctacTGAACCACATTATATGGGTAGCTATCATGATGTCCCTCCTCGAAGAGGTCACTTAGTACATGTTAAAAGACGAGAATCTGCTGAGAAAAATTCTATGTTGTCCCCTCCAAGAGCAGATTTATCTGTTATTCGTGAAGCTAGCAGATCAAATGTATCAGAACGACAGTCTTCTGGTGGAAGCAGCAATACTCCTAGCTCGCCCATAGAAGCGCCTCAAGTTGTGGTTACCACAGCTTCtgaagtagtaatacagagcgaggCCAAGCCACTGCAGGCGACCCCGAACATGAACATGTATAAGGAAGAACACAGGGCAGAACCCTGTCAATATGATGAAAAGAAAGATGAACAGCAACCTATGGAGCTCCACTCCAAAGACAATGACCAAGAGGTTTCAGGAAAGGAACAAGTGAATGTAGAAAATGAGAAAGCAGAAGAGACCAAAAAAGAAGAGCAGAAATCTTCCCATAGATGGAGTGAAACATTATTTCCAACGCAAAATCTTCTTTCAAGTGTACAACCACCAAGGACATCACTGCACAATATCCCTCTTCTATTGACTTTAGCAGATGAAGCTCCTGTAGAAGAAAACAGCTCTGCTGTAAGCACGCCACTAAGACCAACTGAGGAAATGTTGCATTTACTAGAACACATTGATGCTAAAGAAACTGATATAGTGGAATTTCAAGATGAAAAGAAAGAAAGTGCATAG